ctaacattaacaacttttaaaaaatcggaaacgaatgaattacagtataaacaagaatataatcaactgaaacataaatatagcaattataaacccttatttagagatgggtccaaggacggtggcgctgtggcttgtgccactgtcattggatccagaacaatatcttttagattaccagacaatagttctatttttacagcagaagctaacgccattttaagagctcttaaatatattcaaagacacccgaaacgtaaacagtatataatatattccgactctctttcttgccttcaggctattaaaaacatttcgtgtaaacatccacttttagtagaaattattgaaatgtacaataatcttgctactggccagtgcgacatcgtcctttgttggttacctagtcacgtaggcatttctggtaacacaatggccgatcttgctgctaaggcggcactcaacaaatctgtgacaccacttcttattccatactctgattataaagctacaataagatcttatatccgtgatctgatgcagaagaagtgggacacccaggtaggtataaataaattacatgaaataaaaccttatatcggttatacttacttgggttgtcagtccagatttgaggaggtcattatgcgacgatgtcgcattggccatacgaggtatacacatgagtacttcTTAAAAGGttaggatcctccgttttgtatcccttgtgatgaaagaatcacagtcaggcatgccctgcttgactgtgttgtagattccatcacaagggataaatattttaattcacgaactttgaaggatctttttaattctgttagctctcatttaattattgcatttttaaaagaattagatttgcttaaagaattgtaaatagataaatattttatgcttggaagtttgaattagtaacttagagtgttagtggctgtatcttcaaggggggttaaagtacagtaaaaatattgtcctcctgagagggtacgtaagtcccaaaacatttgaagtcaaatttgatcttccattttgtcttagccgtagaatatgtgtcattttaatttgtggctaatcttacatacaatcaccagcagctgaggggatgatgtaaatccagctagggaccatgcaggtagcagaagtactgtaagtccccatggcccctggtatggtgatctaccttcagttgttggtgatctatatagcctgttttgatattgtattgtctgaataggaatattagttttaacttttcacgctagttttatttcttattgtgatattctagttgttttactgtccgtcgtcgacaggtttttatcatatacatagatttcttttttaagaatgctctcgtcacgatatggctgcaatactgccgatgtgacgttaaatgttaactcactcactcactcacgttaagTACAACCCTCCACTTTTTCTGTAGAACCTGGTTATTATCaaagtaaatacaaacactgcCTTCAGTGGACAATCTATTGGGGACGTTAGTTCCTCTCTCTATCCATTTCCGTATAGTCGTGTAAGTGCCACAAGGACTTGTACTGTGATGGAGTTGATGTGCACTTTCGTTGCCTGAGATAAAGTAGGGAAACATGTTTGAAACGAAGGCCAATGGTGTGACTATGTTGGGTGACACAAGAAAGTACATGTGATCAACGACTGTACACAGTACGCGCAAGGACTTGTCAGATTCTTCATTATCCAATGCATTCACATTGACATTAGCAAACGCTGTAAGAAATTCTAGCAACAGTGAATGTCTTTCTTTTAGTCACGGTGTCAACGCATAATTATGATGAAAAAACATCCCTTTGGTAATGCCTACATATCTCTGTGATGTCTGTTTGTATGCCGTTCCTCGCAAGTTTCCCCACTAACTCGCACAgattgtttatttgttcttcACTGAGCCTGTCATTGTCAGTTGCTGTATTAATTGTCTCAATGGCGATGTCTTCTGGTGGGTGATAATTGTGGTTGGATGAAATGTTCCTTCATATAAGCTATGCAGGATGTGCATATATACGTTGATTTTACTTTTAGGTAGCCCAATTTTAAATGTGTGTCATGGATGGGCTTGACCCGTTTCTTTGAGGAaattgtagaaacactgaacgattaatatttattttgtgcAAAAAGGTCATGACGGCTGCAACTGCACTTCCTGTTGTTGCAGCTGTAACAAGAAGATAATACACAGACGTGTCACTAatttttcttttgttaattacaTGTATCACAATTTACATTTATCAGTTACGTTTATTTTGAATGCATGTGTACTTGTTTTCATGATTGAAAGTTCCTTTCCAACTGCTGTACTGTGTTCTGTCATGTATGCGATTTTCACAATGTGGAAATGGTCCTGAGAGCACACCATAGCTATTTCACGGTTTCCGACCCCTACATCGCATTACGTCCCCTTGCGGAAGTTTGTGTGCCAATCAAGTGGCAGTTCCGGTTTGGGTGCAGAGGGGAAAGATCGTTCCCCTAGGTGAGTGacataaatgtacatacaaACATTAACTAAGCATGTTGACGGGCATAATTGCGCAAAATGGCGAGGCAGGTCATATTTACTTCGGACCAGTCGACCAAAATGCGGTAAATTCCCGGTGTTTGCATAACTAGCTGTTGTAAGGTGATGCAAACTGTACATTGCTCGCCCGTGTAGTGGAAAACGCGCGTTTTTATGCCCATAGCGAGCTCGTTCCATCCCTAAGATTAGGGATAATCACCGGAATGACCCATTATCCTTGTTTGTAGTGGTGCCCTGACTCTGTTCAATATTCCATGACAGGATGTAATTTGAGCCTTCTCACATGTTTACACTTGCAAGaatcagagttacctcccatgggTGCGGAGAAGTAGAACCTGGTCCAACACcggaaaaaaaacccacagtgCTTATGCACAGTGGTTGTCACATTGTCACGCTCGTTGAACTTGACAATCTTCTTCCGTTTCCGATCATAGAAGTGGACCTCCCTATCAATAATCAGCCTGTTGATGCTCATTTTCGGCCTTTTCCCCGAATTCCGGGCCTGCACAAACATCTGCGAGAGGGCACTTCTATTCTCCCTTATCTTTTGCCGAAAATCCCCCGTTACCCTTAAATTAGAATCTGAATTGACCTTTTCACGGCTCCGCATGAAAATGTCACTCTTGTTTCTCGACAGAAGAAATTTGACGATGATATCGTTATTTCTCATTTTGGGATTGAGCCTATGGGCCCTTTCGATAATGATATCCTCAGTCTGTATTTACCGTATCCAGTTTGTCTCGAATCATGTCCCTTactttattttcactttttgtgcAGAGTTTCATCTTTCTCTACCTCTATTCCATGAAACGGCAAGTTATTTCTTCTATTTCGGCACTCCAGATCTTCCAACTTTTCTTCCATTTTCGAGAGTGTTCGTTGTAACTGCAGGTTTGTTTGCACGAGGGACTCACGTTCAGATCACGTGCAGATTGGACGCCATCTTGTCAACCCTTACATTTAGCTCTTTACAGTTCTCGCTCATAATTTTCACATCATTTTTCAGTTCTCTTAATATCAAGATAGCCTCACTGTCCCTAGTCGCAAGTTCAGCATTGCCACTGTCACCTACTGCTAGAGTGTGCTGTACCTGTTGTAGTCGGGTGGTCGGGCCGGGGTTGGACTCGACGTCTCCACTTAGAAGGCTTAACCATGTTACGCTGAGCAAGTTAATAACCctcaaaaatgtgaaaatgccCTCTTCTTAATAAAATACCGTCCAATGTCCTTCTGGACTTATTTGGCTGCATAAAACGGCCTGTTCGTGCCCTGTACTGGACAAGGCAGTCTCCCATCAtcggatgtatgtatgtatgtacctatgtatctatgtatgtatctatgtatgtatgtatctatatatctatgtatctatctatgtatgtatgtatatatatatatatctatgtatgcatctaTGTGCGTATCTAGACatctctctatctatctgtGTGCGCACATGTGCGTATGTGCGTATGAGATATTTCCTCTATACATTTAGCATtcggtatgtatgtatgtatgtatgtatgtatgtatgtatgtatgtatgtatgtatgtatgtatgtatgtatgtatgtatgtatattcaggtaggtgggtaggtaggaACGGAGGTAGGTACgtacaaaatataaaaagaaacaaaacaaaaaacccaacaacattACAGGTGTTAAGTCATAATTACAAACAATGCTTGTATTTCAAACCTGTATCTTCAGAGAGATTGTAGCCGTTACAGTATGACTTCATTCATATacattatgacgtcacagtaGAGGGACAAGTTCAAAGCTTACAGTGGTTTTACTTTGGTTTGAACTTATCTATGAAGTAGTTTTCTTCTAAAATTCGTTTTAGTTGAATTTTTAACTTAATAAAAAAGGAAACGTTATGAATTTAATATCCTTTCCTTTGGTATAGACATCTAGATGCTTATTCAGTGGGATACATCGGGTTTCAGGTgactttatttgttgtttatggaCACGAACCCGGGCTCTCATATTTTCTGATTGAGCAATATACTGTTCATTACTGCCTGCGTCATTACAACCTGACAGCTCAAAGGTACTGTGacagctcatgttgttgatgactggattgtctagtccagactcgattatttacagaccgccgccatatacctggaatattgctgagtgcgccgtaaaacaaaactcacgcactcactatGTATAACAAATCAGACAACACAAAGGCAAAAATGAAAGAGCATGAGCAAAATAAATGCTGTCAGTTTTAACATTTACCGAACCAGCTTAGTTATCTAAATTTATGAACTAACTGCAATCTCTACAATCTATAAGCTACCCAAGAGATGGAATCACAATAGGTGTACAGGATATTCTATCGGGTAACTAGATTTTGAGAAAACATTCGTGTGGGATAAAATCTATATTCCGAAATCAAAACGAGGTCATACCATGTGTGTCCACGTTAACACATTTACGACAGTAGTTTACGCCGGAAATTAGTCATtaactctctctttctctctctctctctccctctctctctctccctctctctccctccctcccctctCTCGTGGTCGTATATACCTCTTGTAGGTCCACGTTAACACACCCGAATTTAATGAAACTATTTAGATTATGACGTCAATAGATAATGATACGCTAAACAGTGTTTGGTAAAACCGTCTTAATGATGTCATTTCCTAACTTAAATAGTGCATTAAGGATTTAATGCATCACAAGGGTCAGATGTAGACATTAGTAAATGGAGCAATGATACAATCGTATCCTGCAGCTGATTTTATCATAGTAAATAGTAGTAAATATTAGTAAATATTAGTAAATACCAGCACAGGGACACTGAAACATACAACGTGACGCATTCGTGTTATCATATCACACTGGTACTATTTATAGCTGCAACGCATATAGCATAGTCAAAAATATCCACAGTTCGCAGAAAAGCAAGGTTTTATGGAAACCGACTCCCTTTCATTCTTATAAGGAATAAGCCGCATAGAAAACCGAATGGTCGCCTTATCCCTTCAGTGCCCACACAACCAGCAGTCTTTTCCGGGGATTTTCTCAAGCAAATTGATTACGACAGCTTGTAGGTGCATGTTCGTCAAAATACactgctgtaaataatcgctCACAAATGAGTACAGTAGATATGCGTTTTTGTAAAATCATCAGCATGACGTGGTGGTAGAGGAACACTACCTGGTACGCCCATTCCCTGCATGTGTTCTTTTCAGGAGTGTATTGATATCGACAACTTAGGATTCCCCGAGAATCACATGCGGAGAGCGTTTGACTCATATATCCTGACGCTACGCTACCACGTCATGCACATGTCACTTGTGGAAATAACTTCCTGGTAGGGAAAACCAATCTTACATAGGCTTTCGGTGTCGTTGGATAAGAAATTACTGAAATATGCTATAACTGATCAAGATTTAATTATGACGATGTTTGTATTGTGATGTAGTTATAATATGTGTTTGTCACTACAAGAATGGAAGcagtaaaatatttcacatactTAGCTGTGTTGGCAATAATTAAAACAATGAGGGTGTTGGCAATGAGGGTATGCTCGTACATTTCGCTGCAGATATATTATCTATGATAGGTCTGattatgaaaacataatttgaaactggttataatgccactgAGGACACTGAGTTATAACAGCTTCACGAGAAATATTGTAACGAGTCGGCTGGTACGGATATATATCATTGAAAACGTCCCCATGCTGCCTGTAGTGATTTTCATTTGACTatcatgtcaaatatatctatatacaaaGAACTTACTTAATCACTCCCTGATATATCTTTCGAGTGAATTAACTCCGATCTCAGCCCTTTGCAGCATTCCTGGAACGTCGTGTGTCACAAGGGGATTCGCATGTAGAGACCCTGGCCCAGATGCAAGCTGTTTTACACCAGACGAGTCAGGAGGCTAACAGGGGTATAAGGAGAGTGTTAGCTGCCGTGTTCTCATTTGGAGGCTGCGTTcggtattgaccttgaatcATGTAAGACTCGCAGATTGGCATTTTGAATGTTTACATTCACCAATAAAATCAAGGAGTCAAAGGATTATACAGGTCAGAAAAAAACCCGTTTCTATCCTGGCCACCACGAGAGATTTCTAAACGCAATGAAAACTGGAACACAACCACATCTGACCCGTTTACTTTAATCCCATGCATTCGttactagagtgagtgagtgagtttagttttacgccgcttttagcaatattccagcaatatcacggcgggggacaccagaaaatgggcttcacacattgtacccatgtggggaatcgaacccgtgtcttcggcgtgacgaacgaacgctttaaccactaggctacctcaccgcccccgGTTACTAGAAGCATATTCAGTTGCAATATCAATATGAACCTGTTCTCCGCGCTGAAACGACCCGAAGCCCAGATATACTTATTTAGTGTGGTGTAACAAACTGGTTTCTTGCAAAACGTTTCATGTTCACGCCGACTTCCCAACCACGTAGCAGCGTTTAAGCAGTAAGTTGTAATTGCTGAAACCATTGGATTGGATAAGCAATTATTGAAACATGCGATAATATTGATCATCATTTTATTATATCGATTAGTGTACATTCAGGTTTGCTTCTTTTCTCTACGAAACAGAATTACATAAGTTTGGTACGTAAAGTTAAGTAGAGAAGCTGTAAAATGTGCAACATTATTCTATTAATAAAATGTCTGTAAAAATATGTTGTACATAACATGTCAAAATTATGGGTGTTAATACTTTGACAGTGATTTATATTCCCGGCATTTACAAGATAATAGCACCCGCAAAACAAAGGATTATAAAAATGTAGACAGTAAACAACAGTGAAAATCACTCTAGAGAGACAGATAATTGTTAGTTTTGTCCCACTTTTTATGCAACAAATCGCTCAGCAATTATTGAGAGACACTACTGCTTAAAAATAAACACGAGTATGATATAAAAGATATGACATGAATACACAGCCTTGACACTATTAATGGTTGCTAAGGAACGGGCTACTACGTAAAGTATAAAACTGTTCATATAGAAAAGTGTCTTTATAGCGTATTGTCTAAgcagtgatattagttttaactttcaaggTTAGCTTTAAGTCTGTTTGttgtattctagttgttttactgcttgtaaaatatacacataGTCCATATAAGTGTTAAATGTTGTCGGGATATGGCTGATGTACTGCTGATGTGACGTCAAATAATtatctcacttactcattctaTGTTGACTCAAGTAAAACAATGGTTGAAATGCAGGTTTTCATAGTGTCCTGTTTCAAACCTCAGTGGCACCACCCAACACCGACACGAAGCAAAGGCAGTTATATGTGATCTGGGTAGAGGGTGAGTGAGGTAGCTCTCAGTATGATATTGCCCCTTAAACTGTCTACAATGTCAAAGCTCGCTGAGACCAGTTGATGAACGGTTGTGGCCTGGACGAGCATTTCGTTTCTCACTCCAATTCGACGTATaattttcaaaaggtattccTGCAACTGTCTTGGCTTTCTAAAGTTGCACAGGCTGTTATGTGTGATCCATTCCATTGTCCTCTAGATATTTCTCAACACGCCGAGTCCAGTAGTTTCTGTTCATGGTCCTAACCATGATGAAAGAACGCACGTTTATTCGTTCTTCTTTCGCTCATGTTGACTAACTGCCCATATGTTCTGGTAACTACAATCCACTGTCTCGCCACCGGGGATGTCCAGCCTGAATCATCGTTTACACGAAGTTTTCGGGTATATTGCACTACGCCCATAAACAGCGCATCGCTCCGTGGCGAAGAATTTTGACTGCAGAATCTTCACCTCTTCCCCATATATCCGCAAAATAGTCTAGAATCGGCCAAATCATCGAGTCGGAGAGCTTCGTGTATACATCgaaagccatttctccaagggGATTGAATTTAGCGATAACTAAACCTCTGTTGGCTGACTTCACCGCACACCTCGTCATTGCGTTATAATTCAGATCTTTTGAGAGCATGATTCCCAGGTATTGGTATTGTGCGCAAACATCCAGTTCTATCTCCCCGAAATTGAGGGTGATTTCGGTGTGTGGCAGTGAGGGTCTCAGAAGTGGACTACCTTTGATTTATCCCTGATCAATGACATTTGTTCTTATGGCACCAGCGTAGCAATAATCTATAATTCAGGTCATTTTCTGATTCGGCAATTAACACAATGTCGTCGGCATAGGCGAGAATAGAGATAACTTCATTTCCTATTTCATTACGTACGACTCTTCCCTGTTCAAAAATAGTATCTAAGAGttcattaatatttttaagATTAAAAAGCAGTGGTGATAAAACACATCCTTGTCTTAGTGCTCGGCTGACACAAAAAACTCCCCTATAGACACGTACAGGGGCGTTACAGTTGATgtaacacatgcacacacatgcacttcCTCTCCACACACGGTGGCTGAATGGGTGAGATGGTTGAATCCGTGATTTTTTTAATAACTCAAAAACAACCGATAAGATTGCTCAGATGtgttttaaatcatgtataCACCAAAGTAATGCCAGTCCCGGTCATGCTGTAGTGGTTTCAGCTGTGATAATGCAACAACCAGCTGATCCCCGGCATTGAGTTGCAGGAGTCCGTGGATGTTGCTGGAGTATTCCAGGGAACCGCCGTCAATGACGTCATTCTTATTCTCAGACATTGTGTCAGCAAGAGCAGGTTGACTCGTCTGTTTTACTGCATCGTACCTCATTACGGAATGGTGAAAATCAATTTCGGTGTCATCTCGATGATTCTTCTCTGTGTAAAATTTAACGTGGCTGTACACAACGTACACCCCTGTGGCGGGAACTATAATACTGCCATTCTCATACTCCATTCCATTATACTTCAGTTGACGTCCCCCAGGTCCGACAAAGGGTGCCCAGTTTCGTATGGCTGTGTCATTTTGATTCTCTGAATGAAATTGTTCACAGAGTCAGCAGAATTATTGCTTGTAATTCCTTAATTGCAGTGATATAAACGCACATCTGAAAAAAGTACCCATCGCCATGTTTGAGTTTTTGTTTGATGACAAAGCCACACTCCGCAAAATTGCAGTTACATGGTGCCGGTGTGAAagtaatcgagtcaggaccagacaagcaagtgattaacatcatgatcatcaatatCAGTTGTGGATggacatgagtcaaccatgtCGGTGAGCGTGGAtacccgatcccatttgtcgcctcttacgacaagcatgaagaTCAATCTAACACAAATCTTCACGTTACATAATTACATGTCACATAAGCACATCAGATCAAACGTATATATGTATCGGATATGATTTAAATGTATTGGTTAGGATTAAATGTATCGGTTAGGACTACGTGAACGTCTTACCAATATGTCCATCGAAGTCAAGTCCAGGAAAGTATGCTATAGGTGTCAGGAGGTTCCAAAAGGTTGGAGATATTTTTgactgacttccacctgtaaaatgtaattttcataAACATAGCAGTCAAAACACAGGCTAGGGCAACTGTAGAAAAGTGATCATAAGATATCAAACTATATATCCTCGTCTTTCAacgggatggtggggtagcttagtcaTGCCTGAGGCTAGGGtccgatttcccacatgggaacaatgtgtggaccccatttctggtgccctccactgttatattgctggaacattcaagcggcgtaaaatcatactcattcactcgtcTTTGAACTCATTGTTCCTTTTAGCGATGGTAAGAAACCTTTTAAATGTTTATATCCAACGGAAACTTGACAGGTGAATGTTTTGGATATATCAGAATAGAAAATAAGAACTGTTATGATTTGATCTGCTCACCTTTCTGTTTGGAATTACCAGTATCATCGTCATTTATTTTCTTCAGTTGTTCATCGTATATCTGTATAATGATCAAATTAGTGCTTTAGTTCAGTTAACTGTAGGTTCAGACAAGCTTAATCTATTCGTGAACACCTGGTAAGTGAATCATTCCTTCACAGGAAAAAGATCTCTTTTTTCTAAGGATATTGAAGACTAGGTACTCTTTGACATAAGTGTTGTATATATAACACAAGGGATTCCATGAAAACACACGTTCCTTTTTAAATGAACAATAGAAACCTTGATGTTTACAGACAAAAAAAATGTACGTCTAACATTCTTGGTGAAAGGTTAAGGAATGTCCAAATCATGTGTCTTCTTACCATGCCAATTTCTTGCTtcaatttgtttgtgtttggagCCATTATGTTTTGATTGTTGGACACCACACAACAAATAACCGTTATACCCACTGCTATGTTCAACACAAGAAGTAGCACACAGCCAGCCTGCTGGAGCTGTTTCATTCTTAACGCTTTATGCCTTTCGATCCAATCCATTCTGTAACAAAAAATAGAAACATTTATTGTACCACCCAGGGACACGAGCTAACtaatgagagagagaggggggcggggggggggggagagagagggggggatgagcgacagagagagagagaaatgtcACCTCCTGTGCAGGTTATGTGTATAATGCATTTGAAGAGCAGCACACGGCAGTACTGGCCTGTCATACACAGTCTCTGAAGCACatgtatccaagaaagcccacgcaagtctagagaacgtggcaagtctagatttcctttgcttctgaaaatgaagaaggtCTCAGGGCCCCTTTTCATTACTAGTACACTTTATAGTTTGATACTATGAACGTTTTTActgtaaaacatgttcagtTCTTAGAATATATATCCTAGTCTATCGAGAGTACAAATTATACCCAAAAGGCTTTGTGAGATAGATAATGATGATATCAACCatgcaatatatattttataaaccACAAGTACCTACATTCCACCAAGACTATCTCAGTGTCATCACACACGACTCAACCAATTTGGGATACGTCATGATGCATTTATGTATTCATGTCATCCTATATATCGTTGCTACACTTGTTCCCACTTAATCAACACTTAATCTGTCATCTCGTGATCCCTTTCACATTACCGTTTACTTTAAATTCTTCGATCCTATTTGGGATGTTACAGCTGTACAATGTCAGCTTGGTCATacctatttgtatatatattgctTGCGTGGGCTCCGGACTACGAAAGCAAAAAGAACAAGTCCTGGCATTGCCCCAGTATCTGGTCAAGCTCCCTTGAAAAATCCCGCCAAACAAGGGTAGTCCTATCGGGTACCCACCCATTGTCGAGTAAACAAAGGCACAAAGTAGACAACAGGGTGATAATAGAATTTGGTCAGTTTCTTTAGTATTGTTGCATTTTCACTACCAATGTAGGATGTTACGACCCGTGAAAATCCcgtaaaactgatcttcagtaaccattgCTTTATTGTAATtcaggtcccgggatagaataggccttcagcaacccatgcttgccataaaaggcgactatgcttgtcgtaagaggcgactaactggattaggttgtcaggctcgctgacttggttgatacataccATTGCATCCCATCTGAGCAAATCCACCTCCATGCAGTTAATCACTGGACTTTTCtgatccacactcgattatttacttgcCGACGCAATATTGTTGGggtattgctaagtgcggcgtaaaactaaactcactcactcactagtgttACATTTAGACTTTAGCTTACAAATACCGGttacaaaaaaaatgatttATGAATTAATCTTCTAAAATTAGTCAATCACATCAGTACTATTTCAAAGTTCGCTAAATTTCCGCTAAATTTTCCAATTTTCCATTGTCCGGTTTCCACAGGAAGTTGACTAATCCTAAGTTTAAAAGACAAAGCCTCTCTAGATAATACGCAATAATATTCAGCTTCAATGTAGCTTTTCACTAAAAAAACCCTTGGtttagatgaaatattttctctttTAGAACTCTCTTTATGCGTATAGTAGTTCTCAAGATAAAGGTAAATTTTATcatgtgaaaacacagttgATAACCAGATATTTT
This genomic interval from Haliotis asinina isolate JCU_RB_2024 unplaced genomic scaffold, JCU_Hal_asi_v2 scaffold_17, whole genome shotgun sequence contains the following:
- the LOC137269776 gene encoding tumor necrosis factor-like isoform X1, whose amino-acid sequence is MDWIERHKALRMKQLQQAGCVLLLVLNIAVGITVICCVVSNNQNIMAPNTNKLKQEIGMIYDEQLKKINDDDTGNSKQKGGSQSKISPTFWNLLTPIAYFPGLDFDGHIENQNDTAIRNWAPFVGPGGRQLKYNGMEYENGSIIVPATGVYVVYSHVKFYTEKNHRDDTEIDFHHSVMRYDAVKQTSQPALADTMSENKNDVIDGGSLEYSSNIHGLLQLNAGDQLVVALSQLKPLQHDRDWHYFGVYMI
- the LOC137269776 gene encoding tumor necrosis factor-like isoform X2, translating into MKQLQQAGCVLLLVLNIAIYDEQLKKINDDDTGNSKQKGGSQSKISPTFWNLLTPIAYFPGLDFDGHIENQNDTAIRNWAPFVGPGGRQLKYNGMEYENGSIIVPATGVYVVYSHVKFYTEKNHRDDTEIDFHHSVMRYDAVKQTSQPALADTMSENKNDVIDGGSLEYSSNIHGLLQLNAGDQLVVALSQLKPLQHDRDWHYFGVYMI